A window from Brucella sp. BE17 encodes these proteins:
- a CDS encoding thiamine phosphate synthase, with protein sequence MNTSAPKNPSDRCRLVLVTPPLSDSTKLVTLLMAALSGGDVASVILDTGDLDEATFQLVAEKAVPIIQDKGAAAIILNDTRIAGRVGADGIHIEGKAAELGEAIEKHAPKMIVGTGNLRDRHSAMEIGELQPDYIFFGKIGADNKPEAHPRNLSLAQWWAELVEIPSIAQAGNTLESVIPAAETGADFVALGRAVFEAENPAEAVREANRLLNEHAPRFED encoded by the coding sequence ATGAACACATCCGCTCCGAAAAATCCTTCCGATCGCTGCCGCCTCGTGCTGGTCACCCCGCCTCTGTCAGACAGCACAAAACTGGTCACGCTGCTGATGGCGGCGCTATCGGGCGGTGATGTCGCAAGTGTCATTCTGGATACCGGCGATCTGGATGAAGCAACTTTTCAGCTCGTTGCAGAAAAGGCAGTCCCGATCATTCAGGACAAAGGGGCCGCCGCGATCATTCTCAACGACACGCGCATTGCAGGCCGTGTCGGCGCAGACGGTATTCATATCGAAGGCAAGGCAGCGGAGCTTGGCGAGGCAATCGAAAAACATGCGCCCAAAATGATCGTCGGCACAGGCAATCTGCGTGATCGACACAGCGCCATGGAGATCGGTGAATTACAGCCCGACTATATCTTTTTTGGCAAGATCGGTGCTGACAACAAGCCCGAGGCGCATCCGCGCAATCTTTCGCTGGCCCAATGGTGGGCGGAACTGGTGGAAATACCGTCCATCGCGCAAGCCGGAAATACATTGGAAAGTGTTATTCCAGCTGCTGAAACGGGTGCGGATTTCGTGGCGCTTGGACGCGCCGTCTTTGAAGCGGAAAACCCAGCAGAAGCGGTAAGAGAGGCCAACCGGCTGCTCAATGAACACGCGCCGCGTTTTGAAGACTGA
- a CDS encoding tetratricopeptide repeat protein: protein MKRKILLTAILTFACPALPALASSEPAQSQNGTLAGADKNNKGDKPGKSAVPAMLPQPATTGPMPAIDPKRFGDRPADEAFGAFQRGLYLTAFNLAKPQAEKGDPASQTLIAEIYARGMGVPADQKLAAEWYGKAAENGVTEAQFRYAALLLQGTYVKKDNKKAEELMHKAAEGGNAMAQFNYGQILMQRHPGMPGLDLAYPWFEKAAEAKLADGEYALSQIYANGTEKITRDEKKAREYLILAARKGYDTAQFDLGRWLVEGRGGDRDYDQGFRWTQLAANRGMVMAQAWLARLYRDGLGTEGDSVKAAAWYILAQRAGFRAHDLNDMMDGLSDEQIKQAIETANNLRIR from the coding sequence GTGAAGAGAAAAATTCTGCTTACAGCCATTTTGACATTCGCATGTCCAGCGCTGCCTGCTCTGGCATCCAGCGAACCGGCACAAAGTCAAAACGGAACTCTTGCGGGCGCTGATAAGAATAATAAGGGTGACAAACCCGGCAAGTCTGCAGTCCCCGCCATGCTGCCGCAACCGGCGACCACCGGGCCAATGCCGGCCATTGATCCAAAACGTTTTGGCGACAGACCTGCGGACGAGGCCTTTGGTGCCTTTCAGCGGGGGCTTTATCTGACGGCTTTCAACCTAGCCAAACCGCAGGCTGAAAAAGGCGATCCCGCGTCCCAAACCCTCATTGCCGAGATTTATGCGCGCGGCATGGGCGTTCCCGCCGATCAGAAACTGGCGGCCGAGTGGTATGGCAAGGCGGCCGAGAACGGCGTCACCGAAGCGCAGTTTCGCTATGCGGCCCTGCTGCTTCAAGGAACCTATGTCAAAAAAGACAATAAGAAAGCGGAAGAACTGATGCATAAGGCAGCCGAGGGCGGCAATGCCATGGCGCAGTTCAATTATGGCCAGATACTGATGCAGAGACATCCCGGCATGCCAGGTCTTGATCTCGCTTATCCCTGGTTTGAAAAAGCCGCAGAAGCAAAGCTTGCCGATGGCGAATATGCGTTGAGCCAGATTTATGCAAATGGTACCGAAAAGATTACGCGCGATGAAAAAAAAGCCCGCGAATACCTGATCCTTGCAGCGCGAAAAGGCTATGATACGGCGCAGTTTGACCTTGGCCGCTGGCTGGTCGAAGGGCGTGGTGGCGATCGTGATTATGATCAGGGTTTTCGCTGGACGCAATTGGCCGCAAACCGCGGCATGGTCATGGCTCAGGCCTGGCTGGCACGCCTTTACCGCGACGGGCTTGGCACGGAAGGCGACAGCGTGAAAGCCGCAGCTTGGTATATTCTCGCCCAGCGCGCAGGATTTCGGGCGCATGATCTCAACGACATGATGGATGGGCTCAGCGACGAGCAGATCAAGCAAGCCATTGAAACCGCCAACAATCTGCGCATTCGCTGA
- the efp gene encoding elongation factor P — protein MKINGNEIRPGNVIEHDGGLWAAVKTNAVKPGKGGAYNQVELKNLITGTKLNERFRAAETVERVRLEQKDFSFLYEQGDALIFMDTESYEQLELQKDFVGDRAAFLQDGMMVTVELYEEKPIGIRLPDQVTLAITEADPVVKGQTAASSYKPAVLENGIRILVPPFIASGERVIVDTNELTYISRA, from the coding sequence ATGAAGATCAATGGTAACGAAATCCGCCCCGGCAACGTCATCGAACATGACGGCGGGCTTTGGGCTGCTGTCAAGACCAATGCCGTCAAGCCCGGCAAGGGCGGCGCCTACAATCAGGTCGAACTGAAAAATCTCATCACCGGCACCAAGCTCAACGAGCGTTTCCGTGCAGCTGAAACCGTCGAGCGCGTGCGCCTTGAGCAGAAGGATTTTTCCTTCCTTTACGAGCAGGGCGATGCGCTGATTTTCATGGACACCGAATCCTACGAACAGCTCGAACTCCAGAAGGATTTCGTTGGCGACCGCGCGGCCTTTTTGCAAGATGGCATGATGGTGACGGTCGAACTCTATGAAGAAAAGCCAATCGGCATTCGTTTGCCCGATCAGGTTACGCTGGCAATCACCGAAGCCGACCCAGTCGTCAAGGGCCAGACTGCCGCTTCTTCCTACAAGCCAGCCGTTCTTGAAAACGGTATCCGCATTCTGGTTCCGCCCTTCATCGCATCAGGCGAACGTGTGATCGTGGACACCAACGAGCTGACCTATATCAGCCGCGCCTGA
- a CDS encoding inositol monophosphatase family protein — MARSALLNVMVQAAMKAGRSLARDFGEVQNLQVSLKGPGDYVSQADRRAEKLIYTELSRARPDFGFLMEESGEVESKDGQHRWLVDPLDGTTNFLHGIPVFAVSIALERQGQIVAGVIYNPAMDELYTAERGGGAFLNDRRLRVAARNKLVDCVIGTGIPHLGRGHHGHYLVELRNIMAETAGVRRIGSASLDLAYVAAGRLDGFWEDGLNPWDVGAAMLMIREAGGFVSDKVGGQDIFDKKSIVAGNEAIHAALLKTLRKPI; from the coding sequence ATGGCTCGTTCAGCCCTCCTCAATGTTATGGTTCAGGCCGCCATGAAGGCCGGACGCAGCCTCGCGCGCGATTTTGGCGAAGTGCAGAATCTGCAGGTTTCGCTCAAAGGTCCCGGCGATTATGTCAGCCAGGCGGACCGCCGCGCCGAAAAACTCATCTATACGGAATTGAGCCGCGCCCGCCCGGATTTTGGCTTTCTGATGGAAGAGTCGGGCGAAGTGGAAAGCAAGGACGGTCAGCATCGCTGGCTGGTCGATCCGCTCGACGGCACCACAAACTTCCTGCACGGCATCCCGGTTTTTGCAGTCTCCATCGCATTGGAGCGTCAGGGCCAGATCGTAGCCGGTGTGATCTATAATCCAGCCATGGACGAACTTTATACCGCAGAACGCGGCGGTGGCGCATTTCTCAATGATCGCCGCCTGCGCGTGGCCGCCCGAAACAAGCTGGTGGATTGTGTGATCGGCACCGGCATTCCGCATCTCGGACGCGGACATCATGGTCACTATCTGGTCGAACTGCGCAACATCATGGCCGAAACGGCAGGTGTGCGCCGCATCGGCTCGGCCTCGCTCGATCTTGCCTATGTTGCAGCCGGTCGTCTCGACGGTTTCTGGGAAGATGGCCTCAACCCATGGGATGTGGGTGCCGCCATGTTGATGATCCGCGAAGCTGGTGGTTTCGTCTCCGACAAGGTCGGCGGACAAGACATCTTTGACAAGAAGAGCATTGTTGCCGGCAATGAAGCCATTCACGCAGCACTTTTGAAAACACTGCGCAAGCCGATCTGA
- a CDS encoding flagellar motor protein MotA: MSDLKDTRDHLDGTHDYDPYSLSSPRLVILTMVIFLIIVGFLAAILMRQIHTFFVTNPGLNGLIFGVLLVGILLAFGQVLRLLPEIRWVNSFRDGDREGIERKPALLAPMRALIGRRQSMALSTTTLRSILDSIATRLDESRDISRYLIGLLVFLGLLGTFWGLLETVGSIGRTIQTLDPGSGSTNDVLDSLKAGLQAPLSGMGTAFSSSLFGLSGSLILGFLDLQAGRAQNRFYTELENWLSSVTDLGSDAATVHSNAEELRLLSDRLQATQGSDTSSAQRTSAALANLAEGIQGLVKNMRSEQQLMRDWVEKQADEQQAVRETLERLSNAIGEQRSERKDEAR; this comes from the coding sequence ATGAGCGATCTGAAGGACACAAGAGACCATCTTGACGGGACGCACGATTACGATCCCTACAGCCTTTCAAGCCCACGCCTCGTCATCCTCACCATGGTTATCTTTCTCATCATCGTTGGCTTTCTGGCCGCAATTCTGATGCGGCAGATCCACACGTTCTTCGTCACCAATCCCGGCCTCAACGGCCTTATCTTTGGGGTACTTCTGGTCGGCATATTGCTTGCCTTCGGGCAGGTGTTAAGGCTTCTGCCGGAAATTCGCTGGGTCAATTCCTTCCGCGACGGGGACCGGGAGGGCATCGAGCGCAAGCCTGCGCTGCTCGCGCCCATGCGTGCATTGATCGGACGCCGCCAGTCGATGGCGCTTTCGACCACGACCTTGCGTTCCATTCTCGACTCCATTGCCACGCGCCTCGATGAAAGCCGCGATATTTCACGCTATCTCATCGGACTTCTGGTATTCCTTGGCCTGCTCGGGACCTTCTGGGGCCTGCTTGAAACGGTGGGTTCCATCGGCCGCACCATCCAGACGCTTGATCCCGGTTCGGGCAGCACAAATGATGTGCTCGATTCGCTCAAGGCCGGATTGCAGGCACCGCTTTCGGGCATGGGCACCGCTTTCTCTTCTTCGCTGTTCGGTCTTTCCGGCTCGCTTATTCTGGGCTTCCTCGATCTGCAGGCGGGCCGTGCACAAAACCGTTTTTATACCGAACTTGAAAATTGGCTTTCATCCGTCACCGATCTTGGTTCGGACGCCGCCACCGTGCACAGCAATGCCGAAGAGCTTCGCCTGCTCTCCGACCGGCTCCAAGCGACACAAGGCAGCGATACATCTTCCGCCCAGCGCACCAGTGCGGCACTGGCCAATCTCGCCGAAGGTATTCAGGGACTGGTCAAGAATATGCGTAGCGAACAGCAGCTGATGCGTGACTGGGTGGAAAAGCAGGCGGATGAGCAGCAGGCCGTCCGCGAGACGCTGGAGCGGCTTTCAAACGCGATTGGCGAACAGCGCAGCGAGCGCAAAGACGAGGCACGCTGA
- a CDS encoding peptidoglycan -binding protein, with protein MALARNRRPQRHIDYWPGFVDALTTLLLAIMFLLTVFVLGQFLLSRDVSDKDSVLARLNSQIQELTQLLSLEQGNAQDLQDTIANLQASLSSAESERSRLQSLLNEGSGAGAAAEQRAGELSDSLDAEKQVSARALNQVELLNQQLSALRRQIAALEDALNASESRDRESSAKIADLGKRLNVALAQRVQELNLYRSDFFGRLREILSDKENIRIVGDRFVFQSEVLFPTGSSDINPAGEMEMKKLADAIIELNSEIPDEINWVLRVDGHTDNVPLAGTGRFRDNWELSSARAVSVVKFLVANNVPANRLVAAGFGEYQPLDTENTTDARARNRRIELKLTER; from the coding sequence ATGGCGCTCGCCCGTAACCGCCGCCCGCAAAGACATATCGATTACTGGCCAGGCTTCGTCGATGCGTTGACGACGCTACTTCTGGCCATCATGTTTCTGCTCACCGTCTTTGTGCTGGGACAGTTTTTATTGAGCCGCGACGTCAGCGACAAGGACAGCGTTCTGGCGCGCCTTAACAGCCAGATACAGGAACTCACGCAACTGCTTTCGCTCGAACAGGGCAATGCACAGGACTTGCAGGATACCATCGCCAATCTGCAAGCCTCGCTGTCGAGCGCTGAAAGCGAACGCTCCCGTCTGCAGTCTCTGCTGAATGAAGGAAGCGGTGCGGGCGCCGCCGCCGAGCAACGCGCCGGTGAATTATCCGACAGCCTTGACGCGGAAAAGCAGGTCAGTGCGCGGGCGCTCAATCAGGTGGAATTGCTTAACCAGCAGCTTTCAGCCCTTCGTCGCCAGATCGCAGCATTGGAAGATGCGCTCAATGCATCAGAAAGCCGTGATCGCGAATCAAGTGCCAAAATCGCCGATCTCGGCAAGCGCCTCAACGTGGCACTCGCGCAGCGCGTGCAGGAATTGAACCTTTATCGCTCTGATTTTTTTGGACGTCTGCGCGAAATTTTGTCTGATAAGGAAAATATCCGCATCGTCGGGGACCGTTTCGTCTTCCAGTCGGAAGTGCTGTTTCCAACCGGATCGTCAGACATCAATCCGGCTGGCGAGATGGAAATGAAAAAGCTTGCCGATGCTATCATCGAGCTGAACAGCGAAATCCCCGATGAGATCAACTGGGTTCTGCGCGTGGACGGGCATACCGACAATGTGCCGCTGGCGGGCACCGGACGGTTTCGCGACAATTGGGAATTATCCTCGGCGCGTGCTGTCTCGGTCGTGAAATTCCTTGTCGCCAATAATGTCCCCGCCAATCGCCTTGTGGCGGCTGGTTTCGGCGAATATCAGCCGCTCGACACAGAAAACACGACCGATGCCCGGGCCCGAAACCGTCGTATCGAGCTGAAACTGACGGAACGATGA
- a CDS encoding ABC transporter transmembrane domain-containing protein, which produces MASKRVGEPIHQAHANNKGTIPRMAVRDDPIVMNPELNIDSGRKRRSLQPLKRMLPFVARYKGLVIGALFSLVLAAATTLAVPVALRRMIDHGFSGANAVFVNNYFGMLVLLALMLAIASGLRYFFVISLGERVVADLRNAVFTHVTALSPEFFDRSQSGEIVSRLSADTTQIKSVVGATASVALRNCILGLGALAMMIVTSPKLSVLVIGAIPLIVVPLIAFGRSVRRRSRRTQDMLARANAYASEQIGAMRTLQAFTNEAMVVGRFARAVENAYEAARASIKARAILTAFAIFLIFSSVVAVLWFGSRDVLSGVISPGTLGQFVLYAVFAASAFGALSEVGGELAQAAGATERLAEILDETPDIAIPASPVALAEPARGEIIFDDVHFSYPTRPDAPSLNGVSFKVEPGETVAIVGPSGAGKSTVFALVMRYYDPQSGQVMMDGVALPQADPSVVRARIAVVPQDVVIFATSIRENIAFGRPGASDTEIEAAAKAALAHDFIMALGDGYDTEVGERGVTLSGGQRQRIAIARAILREAPVLLLDEATSALDAESEMLVQKALDGLMQERTTLVVAHRLATVLKADRILVLDQGRIVEEGTHQSLVERGGIYARLAKLQFETGV; this is translated from the coding sequence ATGGCTTCCAAAAGGGTTGGCGAGCCTATACATCAGGCGCACGCCAATAACAAGGGCACAATACCAAGAATGGCCGTAAGAGATGATCCAATTGTTATGAATCCAGAATTGAATATAGATTCCGGCCGCAAGCGGCGCTCTCTCCAGCCTTTGAAACGTATGTTGCCCTTCGTCGCCCGCTACAAGGGGCTGGTGATCGGGGCTCTTTTTTCACTGGTTCTGGCAGCCGCGACCACCCTTGCTGTTCCTGTTGCGCTCAGGCGGATGATCGATCATGGCTTTAGCGGCGCCAATGCTGTCTTCGTCAATAATTATTTCGGTATGCTGGTGCTGCTGGCGTTGATGCTGGCGATTGCTTCGGGCCTTCGTTATTTCTTCGTCATATCGCTGGGCGAGCGCGTGGTTGCCGATTTGCGCAACGCCGTGTTCACGCATGTGACAGCGCTTTCGCCTGAATTTTTTGACCGTTCGCAGTCCGGTGAGATCGTCTCGCGCCTCTCGGCTGACACGACACAGATCAAATCGGTGGTCGGCGCAACCGCTTCTGTCGCGCTTCGCAATTGCATTCTGGGCCTTGGTGCGCTCGCAATGATGATTGTCACAAGCCCGAAACTCTCGGTGTTGGTGATTGGTGCTATCCCACTGATCGTCGTGCCGCTGATTGCCTTTGGACGTTCTGTACGCCGGCGCTCGCGTCGCACGCAGGATATGCTGGCACGCGCCAATGCCTATGCCAGCGAGCAGATCGGTGCCATGCGCACCTTGCAGGCTTTCACCAATGAAGCCATGGTGGTGGGGCGTTTTGCCCGTGCTGTTGAAAATGCCTATGAGGCAGCACGCGCTTCGATCAAGGCGCGGGCGATTCTCACGGCTTTTGCGATTTTCCTGATTTTTTCCAGTGTCGTGGCCGTGCTTTGGTTCGGCTCACGCGATGTTTTATCCGGCGTCATCTCGCCAGGAACGCTGGGGCAGTTCGTGCTCTATGCTGTCTTTGCCGCAAGCGCCTTTGGTGCCTTGTCGGAAGTGGGTGGCGAACTCGCGCAAGCAGCCGGTGCTACCGAGCGTCTGGCCGAAATTTTGGACGAGACACCAGATATCGCCATACCCGCTTCGCCCGTTGCCTTGGCCGAACCGGCCCGCGGCGAAATCATTTTCGACGATGTACATTTTTCCTATCCCACACGTCCCGATGCGCCATCGCTCAATGGCGTGAGTTTCAAGGTTGAGCCAGGTGAAACGGTTGCCATCGTCGGCCCGTCGGGGGCTGGCAAGAGCACGGTTTTTGCTCTCGTCATGCGCTATTACGATCCGCAATCAGGTCAGGTAATGATGGATGGCGTAGCCCTGCCGCAAGCCGATCCCTCAGTGGTGCGTGCGCGTATCGCCGTGGTGCCGCAGGATGTGGTGATTTTCGCCACCAGCATTCGGGAGAATATTGCCTTTGGCAGGCCCGGTGCAAGCGATACCGAGATCGAAGCCGCAGCAAAGGCCGCCCTTGCGCATGATTTCATCATGGCGCTTGGCGATGGCTACGATACTGAAGTCGGCGAGCGCGGTGTGACGCTTTCCGGCGGGCAGCGTCAGCGTATTGCCATTGCCCGCGCAATCCTGCGTGAAGCGCCGGTATTGCTGCTCGATGAAGCGACCTCGGCGCTCGATGCGGAAAGTGAAATGCTGGTGCAGAAAGCGCTCGACGGCTTGATGCAGGAACGCACGACACTGGTGGTCGCGCATCGCCTGGCAACGGTTCTCAAAGCCGACCGCATTCTGGTGCTCGATCAGGGCCGCATCGTTGAAGAAGGCACGCATCAGAGCCTTGTCGAACGCGGCGGCATTTATGCCAGACTTGCGAAATTGCAGTTTGAAACGGGTGTGTAA
- the rpmE gene encoding 50S ribosomal protein L31: protein MKADIHPDYHTIKVVMTDGTEYMTRSTWGKEGDTMNLDIDPTTHPAWTGGSQTLLDRGGRVTKFKNRFGNLGI from the coding sequence ATGAAAGCTGATATCCATCCCGACTACCACACCATCAAGGTCGTGATGACCGATGGCACCGAATACATGACCCGTTCGACCTGGGGCAAGGAAGGCGATACGATGAACCTCGATATCGATCCGACCACCCATCCGGCCTGGACCGGCGGCTCGCAGACCCTGCTCGATCGCGGCGGTCGCGTTACCAAGTTCAAGAACCGTTTCGGCAATCTCGGTATCTGA
- a CDS encoding YebC/PmpR family DNA-binding transcriptional regulator has translation MAGHSQFKNIMHRKGRQDAVRSKMFSKLGREITVAAKQGMPDPTMNPRLRLAIQNAKAQSMPKDNIERAIKKAAGNDGENYDEVRYEGRGPGGVSVIVEALTDNRNRTASNVRAAFTKAGGALGETGSVSFMFDRVGEIIYKVSVGDADTVMEAAIEAGADDVQSGEEEHVIICTFEDIGDVSKALEVALGEAESIKTIWKPQTNTEVDEEKARSVLKLLNVLEDDDDVQNVYTNFEVSDEIMEKLSA, from the coding sequence ATGGCTGGCCATTCACAGTTTAAAAATATCATGCACCGCAAGGGTCGTCAGGACGCCGTGCGGTCGAAAATGTTTTCCAAGCTCGGGCGTGAAATTACGGTCGCTGCCAAGCAGGGCATGCCTGACCCGACCATGAATCCACGTCTGCGTTTGGCGATCCAGAATGCCAAGGCACAGTCGATGCCAAAAGATAATATCGAACGCGCCATTAAAAAGGCTGCTGGCAATGACGGCGAAAACTATGATGAAGTGCGCTATGAGGGCCGCGGCCCGGGTGGTGTTTCGGTTATCGTCGAAGCCTTGACCGACAACCGTAACCGCACGGCGTCCAATGTCCGCGCAGCCTTTACCAAGGCTGGTGGTGCTCTGGGTGAAACCGGATCGGTTTCGTTCATGTTCGACCGCGTCGGTGAAATTATTTACAAAGTCTCCGTTGGCGATGCCGACACGGTCATGGAAGCGGCAATTGAAGCCGGGGCAGATGATGTGCAGTCTGGCGAGGAAGAGCACGTCATAATCTGCACATTTGAGGATATTGGCGATGTGTCCAAGGCGCTTGAAGTAGCGCTTGGAGAGGCCGAATCGATCAAGACAATCTGGAAGCCGCAGACCAACACTGAAGTCGATGAGGAAAAGGCACGCTCCGTTCTCAAGCTTCTCAATGTTCTCGAAGATGATGATGACGTGCAGAACGTCTATACCAATTTCGAGGTCAGCGACGAGATTATGGAAAAGCTGAGTGCTTAG
- a CDS encoding GntR family transcriptional regulator: protein MTQHAPKPAHEPSKAPNETIAARISRVLADRIIAGEIEPGIKLRQDHIAEEFQTSHVPVREAFRRLEAQGLAVSEPRRGVRVASFDIAEIREVAEMRAALEVLALRHAVPNISSATLLAAEQATLDGDKSHDVRSWEDANRRFHRIILEPCHMPRLLAAIDDLHAASARFLFATWRSEWEARTDHDHRAIIEALRQNDVERAAATLSGHVQWIGRRPVKTASGKVRDSFAIIG, encoded by the coding sequence ATGACCCAGCACGCACCAAAACCCGCACATGAACCCTCAAAGGCTCCCAATGAGACCATTGCGGCCCGTATCAGCCGGGTTCTTGCCGACCGTATCATTGCCGGCGAGATCGAGCCGGGAATCAAGCTTCGGCAGGATCATATCGCCGAGGAATTCCAGACCAGCCATGTGCCGGTGCGCGAGGCTTTCCGTCGACTGGAGGCGCAGGGTCTTGCCGTTTCCGAACCTCGGCGGGGTGTGCGGGTTGCATCTTTTGATATTGCAGAAATTCGCGAAGTGGCGGAAATGCGCGCCGCACTCGAGGTGCTCGCCTTGCGACACGCGGTCCCCAATATCTCCAGCGCCACGCTGTTGGCTGCCGAACAGGCAACGCTGGACGGCGATAAATCGCACGATGTCAGAAGCTGGGAGGATGCTAACCGGCGCTTTCATCGCATCATTCTCGAACCCTGCCATATGCCACGCCTTCTTGCGGCAATCGATGACCTTCACGCGGCAAGCGCACGCTTTTTATTTGCGACGTGGCGCTCGGAATGGGAAGCGCGAACAGACCATGATCATCGTGCCATTATAGAGGCCTTGCGCCAGAACGATGTCGAACGCGCTGCCGCCACCCTTTCGGGCCATGTGCAATGGATCGGGCGACGCCCTGTCAAAACGGCTTCTGGCAAAGTCCGCGATTCATTTGCCATTATTGGTTAA